A section of the Macadamia integrifolia cultivar HAES 741 chromosome 9, SCU_Mint_v3, whole genome shotgun sequence genome encodes:
- the LOC122089571 gene encoding cell surface glycoprotein 1-like: MRRAEGIPMLVTFASVFMLIVPGLARPEPQSQLDTFVPPWIWPPIPHLETQNCWSSLPDISGCWQEILSSCFTLQISLGPKCCNVINQLNENCVDKLFPEGFSNPFLPLVERCAPNGDADAPAQADHSQPAPDKQPSPPTEVDAQSPKGGDAEKPDQEIAPSPNEEGPEPDQGDAQEPDVAPSPSEKNAGNPDSSGHGQEPDVAPSPGEENAGISGSPGDAQEPDVAPSPSEKNAGNPDSSGDGQEPDVAPSPGEENAGISGSPGDAQEPDVAPSPSEKNAGNPDSSGDGQEPDVAPSPGEENAGISGSPGDAQEPDVAPSPSEKNAGNPDSSGDGQEPDVAPSPGEENAGISDTPGDAQEPDVAPSPGEENAGISDSPGDGQESDVAPSPGEENAGISDPPEAADALTPAQGPFAGEADVPTSDELDTPSSQ, encoded by the coding sequence ATGAGGAGAGCTGAAGGGATCCCCATGCTTGTAACCTTCGCATCGGTATTCATGTTAATTGTGCCTGGACTAGCTCGTCCTGAACCTCAATCTCAACTAGATACATTTGTGCCGCCATGGATCTGGCCACCAATTCCTCATCTGGAGACCCAAAATTGTTGGTCATCTCTTCCAGACATTTCAGGATGCTGGCAAGAGATCCTTAGCTCCTGTTTTACACTTCAAATATCCCTTGGTCCCAAATGCTGCAATGTCATCAATCAGCTAAATGAGAATTGTGTTGACAAGCTCTTCCCCGAGGGATTCTCAAATCCTTTCTTGCCTCTTGTCGAGCGCTGTGCTCCAAATGGTGATGCAGATGCCCCTGCTCAAGCGGATCATTCTCAACCAGCCCCTGATAAACAACCATCACCACCCACAGAGGTAGATGCACAATCTCCCAAAGGAGGAGATGCAGAGAAACCTGATCAAGAAATTGCACCATCCCCTAATGAAGAAGGGCCAGAGCCAGATCAAGGAGATGCACAAGAACCAGATGTTGCACCATCACCTAGTGAAAAAAATGCGGGAAATCCAGATTCCTCAGGACATGGACAGGAACCAGATGTAGCACCATCACCTGGTGAAGAAAATGCAGGAATTTCCGGTTCCCCGGGAGATGCACAAGAACCAGATGTTGCACCATCACCTAGTGAAAAAAATGCGGGAAATCCAGATTCCTCAGGAGATGGACAGGAACCAGATGTAGCACCATCACCTGGTGAAGAAAATGCAGGAATTTCCGGTTCCCCGGGAGATGCACAAGAACCAGATGTTGCACCATCACCTAGTGAAAAAAACGCAGGAAATCCAGATTCCTCAGGAGATGGACAGGAACCAGATGTAGCACCATCACCTGGTGAAGAAAATGCAGGAATTTCCGGTTCCCCGGGAGATGCACAAGAACCAGATGTTGCACCATCACCTAGTGAAAAAAATGCAGGAAATCCAGATTCCTCAGGAGATGGACAGGAACCAGATGTAGCACCATCACCTGGTGAAGAAAATGCAGGAATTTCCGATACCCCGGGAGATGCACAGGAGCCAGATGTTGCACCATCACCTGGTGAAGAAAATGCAGGAATTTCAGATTCCCCAGGAGATGGACAAGAATCAGATGTTGCACCATCACCTGGTGAAGAAAATGCGGGAATTTCAGATCCCCCAGAAGCAGCAGATGCACTAACACCTGCTCAAGGACCATTTGCAGGTGAAGCAGATGTTCCAACTTCTGATGAATTAGACACACCATCCTCCCAGTGA